The Stenotrophomonas rhizophila genome has a window encoding:
- a CDS encoding NAD(P)/FAD-dependent oxidoreductase, protein MSRTAQDHFDVIIIGGSYAGMSAALQLVRARRSVLVIDSGLPRNRNSLEAHGFIGREGMHPAEIAAQARTELLTYPTVTWVEGKAASARVVEEGVSFEVDCDDGRTFAADRLVLAYGVTDTLPPVDGLAERWGRSVYHCPYCHGYELYEGNIGVLGCAKDGGVGQALLLCDWGKITLFCPDPGSIDPEKRERLDACGVVIESTRVQRVEDTATVVLADDRRVVLDALFLLPTSTLSCDLAEQLGCELMDAGCITADSAKQTTVPGVFACGDAGRMAGSIALAVGEGALVGVAVHRSLLGLLD, encoded by the coding sequence ATGAGCCGTACAGCGCAAGACCATTTCGACGTCATCATCATCGGCGGCAGCTACGCGGGCATGTCGGCCGCCCTGCAGCTGGTCCGGGCCCGGCGCAGCGTGCTGGTGATCGACAGTGGCCTGCCGCGCAACCGCAATTCCCTCGAAGCGCACGGCTTCATCGGCCGGGAAGGCATGCATCCGGCGGAAATCGCCGCGCAGGCGCGCACCGAACTGCTTACCTATCCCACCGTGACCTGGGTGGAGGGCAAGGCCGCGAGCGCCCGCGTCGTGGAGGAAGGCGTTTCGTTCGAGGTGGACTGCGACGACGGCCGCACGTTCGCCGCCGACCGGCTGGTGCTGGCATATGGCGTAACCGATACATTACCGCCCGTCGATGGCCTGGCCGAGCGCTGGGGCCGCAGTGTCTACCACTGCCCCTACTGCCATGGCTATGAGTTGTACGAAGGCAACATCGGCGTGCTCGGCTGCGCCAAGGATGGTGGCGTCGGGCAGGCGCTGCTGCTGTGCGACTGGGGAAAGATCACCCTGTTCTGCCCGGACCCGGGTAGCATCGATCCGGAAAAGCGCGAGCGGCTCGATGCATGCGGCGTGGTGATCGAATCGACCCGCGTCCAACGTGTCGAAGACACGGCCACCGTGGTGCTGGCCGACGACCGCCGTGTGGTGCTCGATGCGCTGTTCCTGCTGCCGACGTCGACGTTGTCCTGCGACCTGGCCGAACAGCTTGGCTGCGAGCTGATGGATGCCGGCTGCATCACGGCCGATTCGGCCAAGCAGACCACGGTGCCGGGCGTGTTTGCCTGTGGTGATGCCGGGCGGATGGCCGGCAGCATCGCCTTGGCGGTGGGCGAGGGTGCATTGGTCGGGGTTGCGGTGCACCGGTCGCTGCTGGGATTGCTTGATTGA
- a CDS encoding FMN-dependent NADH-azoreductase: MKLLHIDASVLGDNSVSRQLSAAVVARFNETVENLDVTYRDLDRNPIPHLSSGSLAQVDAAEATDAESVMQQFLAADVIVIGAPMYNFSIPSTLKAWIDRVAVAGRTFKYTENGPVGLAGGKRVIIASSRGGIYTDSPADFQEPFLRQVFAFMGITNVEFVRAEGIAYSPTHREEAIAAALASLPAAEFEELAEA, encoded by the coding sequence ATGAAGCTTCTTCACATTGATGCCAGCGTGCTGGGCGACAACTCTGTTTCCCGCCAGCTGTCCGCGGCGGTGGTCGCACGGTTCAATGAGACCGTTGAGAACCTCGATGTAACCTACCGCGATCTCGATCGTAATCCCATTCCCCATTTGAGTAGTGGTTCGCTGGCCCAGGTGGACGCGGCCGAAGCCACCGATGCCGAATCCGTGATGCAGCAGTTCCTTGCCGCAGACGTGATTGTCATCGGCGCGCCGATGTACAACTTCAGCATTCCGTCGACCCTGAAGGCCTGGATCGACCGCGTGGCGGTGGCTGGGCGCACCTTCAAGTACACCGAGAATGGCCCGGTCGGCCTGGCCGGTGGCAAGCGCGTGATCATCGCCAGCTCGCGTGGCGGCATCTATACCGATTCGCCGGCTGACTTCCAGGAGCCGTTCCTGCGCCAGGTGTTCGCCTTCATGGGCATCACCAATGTCGAATTCGTGCGTGCCGAAGGCATTGCGTATTCGCCGACCCACCGCGAAGAAGCCATTGCCGCTGCGCTGGCCAGCCTGCCGGCCGCCGAGTTCGAAGAACTGGCCGAAGCCTGA
- a CDS encoding CsbD family protein: protein MDKNRTEGAKNQVKGTVKEVAGKVTGDKSQELEGKVQKEVGKVQSDVGKARDNARH from the coding sequence ATGGACAAGAATCGTACTGAAGGCGCGAAGAACCAGGTCAAGGGCACCGTGAAGGAAGTAGCTGGCAAGGTGACCGGCGACAAGTCGCAGGAACTGGAAGGCAAGGTCCAGAAGGAAGTCGGCAAGGTGCAGAGCGACGTGGGCAAGGCCCGCGATAACGCGCGCCATTGA
- the serS gene encoding serine--tRNA ligase, producing the protein MLDPALLRQQPAELAERLRSSRGFELDVSGLESLEADRKRIQIRTQELQSLRNSRSKAIGQAKAKGEDVSAIMAEVAAFADELKASEVTLDELREKIEAIAMGIPNVPADDVPYGKDESENVEQKRWGTPRSFDFPVLDHVELGARNQGLDGEAGAKLSGSRFTVLRGPVARLHRALAQFMLDLHTGEHGYEETNVPVLVNPESLRGTSQLPKFEDDLFKTAVGESTRYLIPTSEVSLTNIVRDEIIEAERLPLSMTAHSLCFRAEAGSGGRDVRGMIRQHQFEKVELVTVCAPAESEAEHQRMTRCAEVVLEKLGLPYRKVLLCTGDMGFSAIKTYDLEVWLPSQDTYREISSCSNCGDFQARRMQARWRNPETGKPELVHTLNGSGVAVGRAMIAVMENYQNADGSITVPDALKPYMGGLEKIA; encoded by the coding sequence ATGCTCGATCCAGCCCTGCTCCGCCAACAACCCGCCGAACTCGCCGAACGCCTGCGCTCCTCCCGCGGTTTCGAGCTGGACGTCTCCGGGCTGGAGTCGCTGGAAGCCGACCGCAAGCGCATCCAGATTCGCACCCAGGAGCTGCAGAGCCTGCGCAACAGCCGCTCCAAGGCCATCGGCCAGGCCAAGGCGAAGGGCGAGGACGTCTCGGCGATCATGGCCGAAGTGGCCGCCTTCGCCGACGAGCTCAAAGCCTCGGAAGTCACCCTGGACGAGCTGCGCGAGAAGATTGAAGCCATCGCGATGGGCATCCCCAACGTACCGGCAGACGATGTTCCGTACGGCAAGGACGAATCGGAGAATGTCGAGCAGAAGCGCTGGGGCACCCCGCGCAGCTTCGATTTCCCGGTGCTCGACCATGTCGAGCTGGGCGCGCGCAACCAGGGCCTGGACGGTGAAGCCGGCGCCAAGCTGTCCGGTTCGCGCTTCACCGTGCTGCGCGGCCCGGTCGCGCGCCTGCACCGCGCCTTGGCCCAGTTCATGCTCGACCTGCACACCGGCGAGCACGGGTATGAGGAAACCAACGTCCCGGTGCTGGTCAACCCGGAATCGCTGCGTGGCACCAGCCAGCTTCCCAAGTTCGAAGACGACCTGTTCAAGACCGCCGTGGGCGAGTCGACCCGGTATCTGATTCCGACCTCGGAAGTGTCGCTGACCAACATCGTGCGCGATGAGATCATCGAGGCCGAGCGCCTGCCGTTGAGCATGACCGCCCATTCGCTGTGCTTCCGCGCCGAAGCCGGCAGCGGCGGCCGCGACGTGCGCGGCATGATCCGCCAGCACCAGTTCGAGAAGGTCGAGCTGGTCACCGTGTGTGCCCCGGCCGAGAGCGAAGCCGAGCACCAGCGCATGACCCGCTGTGCCGAAGTGGTGCTGGAAAAGCTGGGCCTGCCTTACCGCAAGGTGCTGCTGTGCACCGGCGACATGGGCTTCTCGGCAATCAAGACCTACGACCTGGAAGTGTGGCTGCCCTCGCAGGACACCTACCGCGAGATTTCCTCGTGCTCCAACTGCGGCGACTTCCAGGCGCGCCGCATGCAGGCGCGCTGGCGCAACCCGGAAACCGGCAAGCCGGAACTGGTGCACACCCTCAACGGCTCGGGCGTGGCCGTGGGCCGCGCGATGATCGCGGTCATGGAGAACTACCAGAACGCCGACGGCAGCATCACCGTACCGGATGCGCTCAAGCCCTACATGGGCGGCCTGGAAAAGATCGCGTAA
- a CDS encoding energy transducer TonB, with the protein MSASRSSSGKNITFQLPRRSLMIAGIAFGVGVLLFLVVWLGNRNNDFYKAGPAQTPQEVAQVEPLPEPLPAAAGSSDMPDARPLPVEDEKPQLVETAPPPAPAAPAAAAPETAPVAMAAGDRPQPIADQSPPPTYPPAALRNGVEGSVVVRVDVDATGYPMNVTIIQRSGSRDLDRAASDAVRRWRFQPAQSNGIAVPGSIEVPFDFKAQ; encoded by the coding sequence ATGTCCGCTTCCCGTTCCTCGTCTGGCAAGAACATCACCTTCCAGCTGCCCCGCCGCAGCCTCATGATCGCCGGGATCGCCTTTGGCGTCGGCGTGCTGCTGTTCCTGGTCGTGTGGTTGGGCAACCGCAACAACGACTTCTACAAGGCCGGCCCCGCGCAGACCCCGCAGGAAGTAGCCCAGGTCGAGCCCTTGCCCGAACCCCTGCCCGCCGCGGCCGGATCCAGCGACATGCCCGACGCCAGGCCGCTGCCGGTGGAAGACGAAAAGCCGCAGCTGGTCGAAACCGCTCCGCCGCCCGCGCCGGCCGCCCCGGCCGCTGCCGCGCCGGAAACTGCCCCCGTGGCGATGGCCGCCGGCGACCGCCCGCAGCCGATTGCCGACCAGTCGCCGCCGCCGACCTACCCGCCTGCCGCCCTGCGCAACGGCGTGGAAGGCAGCGTGGTGGTGCGCGTGGACGTGGATGCGACCGGCTACCCGATGAACGTCACCATCATCCAGCGCAGTGGTTCGCGTGACCTGGATCGCGCTGCCAGCGATGCCGTGCGCCGTTGGCGTTTCCAGCCGGCGCAGAGCAACGGCATTGCGGTGCCGGGCAGCATCGAAGTCCCGTTCGATTTCAAGGCGCAATGA
- the aroA gene encoding 3-phosphoshikimate 1-carboxyvinyltransferase, whose protein sequence is MTASASWTARKGQPLQGSLTIPGDKSVSHRAVMFAALADGVSHIDGFLEGEDTRATAAIFSQMGVRIETPSPSQRIVHGVGVDGLQAPEAPLDCGNAGTGMRLLAGLLAAQPFDSVMVGDESLSRRPMRRVTGPLAQMGAKIDTEADGTPPLRVHGGQPLHGIDFASPVASAQVKSAVLLAGLYAQGDTAVSEPHPTRDYSERMLRAFGVEIDFSPGKARLRGGQRLRATDIAVPADFSSAAFFLVAASIIPGSALTLRQVGLNPRRTGLLAALRLMGADIREENHAEQGGEAVADLVVRHAPLHGAEIPEALVPDMIDEFPALFVAAAAAQGNTIVRGAAELRVKESDRLAAMATGLRSLGVQVDETEDGATIHGGHELGSGTIESHGDHRIAMAFAIAGQLSSGEVRINDIANVATSFPNFDGIARAAGFNLG, encoded by the coding sequence ATGACCGCTTCCGCTTCCTGGACCGCCCGCAAGGGCCAGCCCCTGCAGGGCAGCCTGACCATTCCCGGCGACAAGTCGGTCTCGCACCGTGCGGTGATGTTCGCTGCACTGGCCGATGGCGTTTCGCACATCGACGGTTTCCTGGAAGGCGAGGACACCCGCGCCACCGCCGCGATCTTCTCGCAGATGGGCGTGCGCATTGAAACCCCGTCGCCGTCGCAGCGCATCGTGCACGGCGTGGGCGTGGATGGCCTGCAGGCGCCGGAGGCGCCGCTGGACTGCGGCAACGCCGGCACCGGCATGCGCCTGCTGGCCGGCCTGCTCGCCGCGCAGCCGTTCGATTCCGTGATGGTGGGCGATGAATCGCTGTCGCGCCGTCCCATGCGCCGGGTGACCGGCCCGCTGGCGCAGATGGGCGCGAAGATCGACACCGAGGCCGACGGCACCCCGCCGCTGCGCGTGCATGGCGGCCAGCCGCTGCACGGCATCGACTTCGCCTCGCCGGTGGCCAGCGCGCAGGTCAAATCGGCCGTGCTGCTGGCCGGCCTGTACGCGCAGGGCGACACCGCCGTGAGCGAACCGCACCCGACCCGCGACTACAGCGAACGCATGCTGCGCGCCTTCGGCGTGGAGATCGACTTCTCGCCCGGCAAGGCCCGCCTGCGTGGCGGCCAGCGCCTGCGCGCCACTGACATCGCCGTGCCGGCCGACTTCTCCTCGGCCGCGTTCTTCCTGGTGGCGGCCAGCATCATTCCCGGTTCGGCACTCACCCTGCGCCAGGTCGGCCTCAACCCGCGCCGCACCGGGCTGCTCGCCGCGCTGCGACTGATGGGCGCGGATATCCGCGAAGAGAACCATGCTGAGCAGGGCGGGGAAGCCGTGGCAGACCTGGTGGTCCGCCATGCACCGCTTCACGGCGCCGAGATTCCCGAAGCGCTGGTGCCGGATATGATCGACGAGTTCCCGGCCCTGTTCGTTGCCGCTGCCGCTGCACAGGGCAACACCATCGTGCGTGGCGCGGCCGAACTGCGAGTCAAGGAATCCGACCGCCTCGCGGCCATGGCCACCGGCCTGCGCAGCCTCGGCGTACAGGTGGATGAAACCGAAGACGGCGCCACCATCCACGGCGGGCATGAGCTGGGCAGCGGCACCATCGAAAGCCACGGCGACCACCGCATCGCGATGGCCTTCGCCATCGCCGGCCAGCTCAGCAGCGGCGAGGTGCGCATCAACGACATCGCCAACGTCGCCACCTCGTTCCCCAACTTCGACGGCATCGCCCGCGCCGCGGGCTTCAACCTCGGGTAA
- a CDS encoding MFS transporter: protein MSPTPLPLAARLTARQRTLIILALSLGGFAIGTSEFASMGLMLEISRGLSISETQVGHLISAYAIGVVVGAPVLAFAGAGYARRTLLLGLMGFYAVGNLASALAPDYTTMLIARFIAGLPHGAYFGVAMLVAAAISPPAQRGAAVSKVLLGLSVAILVGNPLTTWLGQQLSWRTAFALVSVLAIATVLMIARFLLPDPDEVRTSPMRELRAFNRPQVWLALAIGSVGFAGMFCVFTYLAPTLVQVTGLAESWMPVAVGIFGIGAIIGNVAGGWLVDRFQFRAAAIVLLWSIVVLLAYPLAANSVWTIFPMIIAVGTMGALAAVLQTRLMDVAGEAQTLAAASNHAAFNTANALGPWFGGMAIGAGFSPAVTGYVGAATALGGLLLWVVAVLVQRQSRTGAVVACER, encoded by the coding sequence ATGAGCCCCACTCCCCTCCCCCTGGCCGCGCGCCTCACCGCGCGCCAGCGCACGCTGATCATCCTGGCGCTGTCGCTCGGCGGCTTCGCCATCGGCACCAGCGAATTCGCCAGCATGGGCCTGATGCTGGAGATCAGCCGCGGGCTGTCGATCAGCGAGACCCAGGTCGGCCACCTGATCAGTGCCTATGCCATCGGCGTGGTGGTGGGTGCACCGGTGCTGGCCTTCGCCGGCGCGGGGTATGCACGCCGCACGTTGCTGCTGGGCTTGATGGGTTTCTATGCCGTGGGCAACCTCGCCAGCGCGCTGGCCCCGGATTACACGACAATGTTGATCGCCCGCTTCATCGCGGGCCTGCCGCATGGCGCCTACTTCGGCGTGGCCATGCTGGTGGCCGCCGCGATCAGTCCGCCGGCGCAGCGTGGCGCCGCCGTATCGAAGGTGCTGCTTGGCCTGTCGGTGGCGATCCTGGTCGGCAATCCGCTCACCACCTGGTTGGGCCAGCAGTTGAGCTGGCGCACCGCGTTCGCGCTGGTGAGCGTGCTGGCGATTGCCACGGTGCTGATGATTGCCCGCTTCCTGCTGCCGGACCCGGATGAAGTGCGGACCTCGCCGATGCGCGAGCTGCGCGCGTTCAACCGGCCACAGGTGTGGCTGGCGCTGGCGATCGGCTCGGTGGGCTTTGCCGGCATGTTCTGCGTGTTTACCTACCTGGCGCCGACGCTGGTGCAGGTGACCGGCCTGGCCGAATCGTGGATGCCGGTGGCGGTGGGCATCTTCGGCATCGGCGCGATCATCGGCAATGTCGCCGGTGGCTGGCTGGTGGACCGCTTCCAGTTCCGGGCGGCCGCGATCGTGCTGCTGTGGTCGATCGTGGTGCTGCTGGCCTATCCGCTGGCCGCCAACTCGGTCTGGACGATCTTCCCGATGATCATCGCGGTGGGCACGATGGGCGCCCTCGCCGCCGTGCTGCAGACCCGGTTGATGGACGTGGCCGGCGAAGCGCAGACCCTGGCCGCGGCGTCCAACCATGCCGCGTTCAATACCGCCAATGCACTGGGCCCGTGGTTCGGTGGCATGGCCATCGGCGCCGGCTTCAGCCCCGCCGTGACCGGCTATGTCGGTGCGGCCACCGCGCTGGGCGGCCTGCTGTTGTGGGTCGTGGCAGTACTGGTGCAGCGCCAGTCGCGCACCGGTGCCGTGGTGGCCTGCGAGCGCTGA
- a CDS encoding LysR family transcriptional regulator, whose translation MHDLNDLYYFAMVVDHGGFAAAERALGIPKSRLSRRISQLETDLGVRLLQRSTRRFAVTDVGTSVHRHAQTMLAEAQAAREVVDRLSAEPRGLVRASVPVSLAQMQLPKLLPKFLAQYPKVRLQLNISNRRVDIINEGYDVALRVRSRLDDDGSLVMRSFGQVQELLVASPKYLDRAGRPKDPDELANHVTLSISEDEARQRWELHGPEGAVRRVDLQPRVAGFDFPLLQSMVKDGFGITMLPETVCADAVRSGELEVVLPEWSLPQGICHAVFASRRGLLPAVRVFIDFLAEHLPPQLEASRLDCGGACERAKEKIRASALGALAVDAG comes from the coding sequence ATGCACGACCTCAACGACCTGTACTACTTTGCCATGGTGGTGGACCACGGCGGTTTCGCCGCGGCCGAACGCGCCTTGGGCATCCCCAAATCCCGTCTGAGCCGCCGTATCAGCCAGCTGGAAACCGACCTGGGCGTGCGCCTGCTGCAGCGCTCCACGCGTCGCTTCGCGGTGACTGACGTCGGCACCAGCGTACATCGCCACGCGCAGACCATGCTGGCCGAAGCCCAGGCCGCACGCGAAGTGGTGGACCGGCTCAGTGCCGAGCCACGTGGCCTGGTGCGCGCCAGCGTGCCGGTCTCATTGGCGCAGATGCAGCTGCCCAAGCTACTGCCGAAGTTCCTGGCCCAGTACCCCAAGGTCCGGCTGCAGCTGAACATCAGCAACCGCCGCGTGGACATCATCAACGAAGGCTATGACGTCGCCCTGCGCGTGCGCTCACGCCTGGACGATGACGGCAGCCTGGTAATGCGCAGCTTCGGCCAGGTGCAGGAACTGCTGGTGGCCAGCCCGAAATACCTTGATCGTGCCGGCCGCCCGAAAGATCCCGATGAACTGGCCAACCACGTCACCCTGAGCATCAGCGAAGACGAAGCCAGACAGCGCTGGGAGCTGCACGGCCCGGAGGGCGCGGTGCGCCGCGTGGACCTGCAGCCGCGCGTGGCCGGGTTCGATTTCCCGCTGCTGCAGAGCATGGTCAAAGACGGCTTCGGCATCACCATGCTGCCCGAGACCGTCTGTGCCGACGCCGTGCGCAGCGGCGAGCTGGAAGTGGTGCTGCCGGAATGGTCGCTGCCGCAGGGCATCTGCCACGCCGTATTCGCCTCCCGCCGCGGCCTGCTGCCGGCGGTGCGGGTGTTCATCGACTTCCTGGCCGAGCACCTGCCGCCGCAGCTGGAAGCGTCGCGCCTGGACTGCGGTGGGGCGTGCGAACGGGCCAAGGAAAAGATCCGCGCCAGCGCCCTGGGCGCCCTGGCGGTGGACGCCGGCTGA
- a CDS encoding UvrD-helicase domain-containing protein produces MIHDWSPSPWGRRLSRSPDWRLRRLDDRFELTVDAQVYSLPVSATQAWHLQRGAVWTTLCMSTDEGELRLGGLPNAQAHELEALWSASAQIHRQDHAVGEANAALAQIREWLQQVDAVMAGADAADRWLTQEHQHALLYARPVLALDDDALWAVFDDPALRPQLDGTAAMIEDDLLRWSGDWTAVWASRNEAHLQRERTDAAALLGRVERLPLSDEQARAVLCFDSRMLVVAAAGSGKTSTMVAKAAYAVERGLMAPDQIVMLAFNREAAGELQQRTSAAFERLGLPVGDVTACTFHALGRQIIGKVTGRMPEVPAWAVDAAQGFEQLADIIDRLKDRSLHFRTQWDMFRLVFARDLPPQGQAAPADGWDAEGHRYVRTLRGERVGNIEECVIADWLFYNGVEYTYEPHPVLDTTTDTWQPGRADFFYPGTTLYHTHRTGDGADPHPRGRDAMQLQTSSGQLRSGALFEALETALSAHRIELDPNPDRELPAEGAKPMPDSDLIGLLRTFISHAKSNGLAVADLAGRLRELPEDRFKHRYRLFLELATPILHAWDDALAAENAIDFEDMLNQAAEHLEQGRYASPYLLVMADEFQDASRARARLCRALVEAPGRHLFAVGDDWQSINRFAGADVSCMTHFEATFGPSQILHLTRTFRCPQALCDASSRFVSRNPGQIAKQVRSLAPVQGPVLQAFQVAARDRLQDAIYQYLQRLQQQLQSGAMAPGRDGRLSVFIVGRYNAERAFLPSHWAARFGAHLQLSFLTAHRAKGAEADIVILPAMLDRSFPSARADDPVLALAMPHADAYPLSEERRLFYVALTRARRSVVMFTVQGKRSPFLDELVHDGAVEITAANGEPIREQACPACDGGVIVQRTGPYGEFASCSGYPRCQYKPRQTAAATATAPR; encoded by the coding sequence ATGATCCACGACTGGTCCCCTTCCCCGTGGGGCCGACGCCTCTCGCGTTCGCCGGACTGGCGGCTGCGCCGGCTCGATGACCGTTTCGAGCTCACCGTCGACGCGCAGGTGTATTCCCTGCCGGTCAGCGCAACCCAGGCGTGGCACCTGCAGCGCGGTGCGGTATGGACCACGCTGTGCATGTCGACCGACGAGGGTGAGCTTCGCCTGGGCGGGCTCCCCAACGCGCAGGCGCATGAACTGGAAGCGCTGTGGAGCGCCAGTGCGCAGATCCATCGACAGGACCACGCGGTGGGCGAGGCCAATGCAGCCTTGGCGCAGATCCGTGAGTGGCTGCAACAGGTCGACGCGGTGATGGCGGGTGCCGATGCCGCGGACCGCTGGCTGACCCAGGAACACCAGCATGCACTGCTGTACGCGCGCCCGGTGCTGGCGCTAGACGACGATGCGCTGTGGGCGGTGTTCGACGATCCTGCGCTGCGCCCGCAGCTTGATGGGACCGCTGCGATGATCGAGGACGACCTGCTGCGCTGGTCGGGCGACTGGACGGCGGTGTGGGCGTCACGCAATGAAGCGCACCTGCAACGCGAACGGACCGATGCGGCGGCGCTGCTGGGCCGCGTGGAGCGGCTGCCCCTCAGCGACGAGCAGGCACGCGCGGTATTGTGCTTCGACAGCCGGATGCTGGTGGTGGCCGCCGCCGGCTCTGGCAAGACCTCGACGATGGTGGCCAAGGCGGCCTACGCCGTCGAGCGCGGCCTGATGGCACCGGACCAGATCGTGATGCTGGCCTTCAACCGCGAAGCAGCCGGCGAACTGCAGCAGCGCACCAGCGCCGCCTTCGAACGGCTGGGCCTGCCTGTCGGCGACGTCACCGCCTGTACCTTCCACGCGCTCGGTCGGCAGATCATCGGCAAGGTCACCGGGCGCATGCCGGAGGTGCCTGCGTGGGCGGTGGACGCCGCCCAGGGCTTCGAACAGCTGGCCGACATCATCGACCGCCTCAAGGACCGGTCGCTGCACTTCCGCACCCAGTGGGACATGTTCCGGCTGGTGTTCGCGCGCGACCTGCCGCCGCAGGGCCAGGCCGCGCCGGCCGACGGCTGGGACGCCGAGGGCCACCGCTATGTGCGCACGCTCCGTGGCGAACGGGTGGGCAACATCGAAGAATGCGTGATTGCCGACTGGCTGTTCTACAACGGCGTTGAATACACCTACGAACCGCACCCGGTGCTGGATACCACTACCGATACCTGGCAACCGGGGCGCGCGGACTTCTTCTATCCGGGCACGACGCTGTACCACACGCATCGCACGGGTGACGGCGCCGATCCGCACCCGCGCGGCCGCGATGCGATGCAACTGCAGACCAGCAGCGGACAGCTGCGCAGCGGCGCGCTGTTCGAGGCACTCGAAACGGCGTTGAGCGCGCACCGCATCGAGCTCGACCCCAACCCGGACCGCGAGCTGCCTGCGGAGGGTGCAAAGCCGATGCCGGACAGCGACCTCATTGGCCTGCTGCGTACCTTCATCAGCCACGCCAAGAGCAACGGCCTTGCCGTGGCCGACCTGGCCGGGCGCCTGCGCGAGCTGCCCGAGGACCGCTTCAAGCACCGCTACCGGCTGTTCCTCGAACTGGCCACGCCGATCCTGCACGCCTGGGACGATGCGCTGGCAGCCGAGAATGCCATCGACTTCGAGGACATGCTCAACCAGGCCGCCGAACATCTCGAACAGGGCCGCTACGCATCGCCCTATCTGCTGGTGATGGCCGATGAGTTCCAGGATGCCTCGCGTGCCCGTGCGCGGCTGTGCCGGGCACTGGTGGAGGCGCCGGGGCGGCACCTGTTCGCGGTGGGCGACGACTGGCAGTCGATCAACCGCTTCGCCGGCGCGGATGTGAGCTGCATGACCCACTTCGAAGCGACCTTCGGGCCGTCGCAGATCCTGCACCTCACCCGCACCTTTCGCTGCCCGCAGGCGTTGTGCGACGCCTCGAGCCGCTTCGTCTCAAGGAACCCCGGGCAGATCGCCAAGCAGGTGCGCTCGCTGGCACCGGTACAGGGCCCGGTCCTGCAGGCCTTCCAGGTGGCCGCGCGCGACCGCCTGCAGGATGCGATCTACCAATACCTGCAGCGACTGCAGCAGCAGCTTCAGAGCGGGGCCATGGCGCCCGGCCGCGATGGCCGGTTGTCGGTGTTCATCGTAGGGCGGTACAACGCCGAGCGCGCGTTCCTTCCCTCGCACTGGGCGGCGCGCTTCGGCGCACACCTGCAGCTGAGCTTCCTCACCGCGCACCGCGCGAAGGGCGCCGAGGCCGATATCGTGATCCTGCCGGCCATGCTCGACCGCAGCTTCCCGAGTGCCCGCGCCGATGATCCGGTGCTGGCGCTGGCAATGCCGCATGCCGATGCGTATCCGCTCAGCGAGGAGCGCCGCCTGTTCTATGTCGCATTGACCCGCGCGCGACGCTCGGTGGTCATGTTTACCGTGCAGGGCAAACGCTCGCCGTTCCTCGACGAGCTGGTCCACGATGGCGCCGTGGAGATCACGGCCGCCAACGGCGAGCCGATCCGCGAGCAGGCCTGCCCGGCGTGCGATGGCGGGGTGATCGTGCAGCGCACCGGGCCCTATGGCGAGTTCGCCTCATGCTCGGGCTACCCGCGCTGCCAGTACAAACCGCGACAGACGGCGGCGGCAACGGCAACTGCACCACGGTAG
- a CDS encoding energy transducer TonB: MSVTHAHEMPTSPQQQRDIIDEPGRRRTSPLLWIALIVAMFAAALVWLRYANPDEGASAPVGERMLPATETPVAVTPAPANREATPATTQRRAAPVVRDRDARPLSSNAKPVYPRTALRSGVEGSVIASLNVDPRGQVTDANIVQRSGGRDRDLDRAVLSTVRDWKFEPAMHNGRAVASVVRVPVDFRTEQR; encoded by the coding sequence ATGAGTGTTACCCATGCACACGAGATGCCTACGTCGCCGCAGCAGCAGCGCGACATCATTGACGAGCCGGGCCGCCGTCGCACCTCCCCCCTGCTGTGGATCGCGCTGATCGTCGCGATGTTTGCCGCCGCGCTGGTGTGGCTGCGGTATGCCAATCCCGATGAAGGCGCCAGCGCGCCGGTCGGGGAACGCATGCTGCCTGCTACCGAGACGCCGGTGGCGGTGACGCCGGCCCCGGCCAACCGTGAAGCGACGCCAGCCACCACGCAGCGTCGTGCTGCTCCCGTGGTTCGCGATCGCGATGCGCGCCCGCTGAGCAGCAATGCCAAGCCGGTGTATCCGCGGACCGCGCTGCGTAGTGGCGTGGAAGGCAGCGTGATTGCCAGCCTCAACGTGGACCCACGCGGACAGGTGACCGACGCCAATATCGTGCAGCGCAGTGGCGGTCGTGATCGCGACCTGGACCGTGCAGTGCTGAGCACCGTGCGTGACTGGAAGTTCGAACCGGCCATGCACAACGGCCGCGCCGTGGCCAGCGTGGTACGCGTGCCGGTGGATTTCCGCACCGAGCAGCGGTAA